Proteins from one Mycteria americana isolate JAX WOST 10 ecotype Jacksonville Zoo and Gardens chromosome 1, USCA_MyAme_1.0, whole genome shotgun sequence genomic window:
- the MZT1 gene encoding mitotic-spindle organizing protein 1 codes for MASNAASLNAVRETMDVLFEISRILNTGLDMETLSICVRLCEQGINPEALSSVIKELRKATEALKAAENMTG; via the exons ATGGCGAGCAACGCCGCTAGCCTCAACGCGGTGCGGGAGACCATGGACG ttcTGTTTGAGATTTCAAGAATATTAAACACTGGCTTGGATATGGAGACATTGTCTATTTGTGTGCGGCTTTGTGAACAGGGGATAAATCCAGAAGCATTATCATCTGTTATTAAAGAACTGCGTAAGGCTACAGAAGCTCTAAAG gCTGCTGAAAATATGACAGGCTGA